The nucleotide sequence TAAGTTaatattttcatataataagtttttttttgttgtaatcctttgatcaattttttattattaatctctTCACATGGGATTATTCACAGTGAGAATGAAGCATAGAATCCCGGATATTAGGGACATAATGCAACGTTGTTGTGTTGCTTCAAGAAAGCTACTGCAATACGGGAGGAAATGATACGTGTGGGATGCCACTTCGCAAGCAACGCCGAAGTTGGCAACTGGGGAAGGCGAAGGCCGCCGTGGAGGACGATGAAATGGGCCATACGTAGTTTCCTCCATCTGGGGAAGGCTGCTTGCCGGCCACCTACACCACACAAGCCTCGTTTTCTTTTGACGAGAACCGTTGGATCCCGATCGAGCGGCTCTCGTCTCCCCGTTCTTGGAAGGTGGTGCAAGGAATCCTTCGGCCTCATCTGATTCGTTCTgctctttatatttttattattaactattttttttaaaaaataatattttttattatttataatctaatattactaattttattatttttcataatttatcctccgaggagaaaataaaaaataatataaaaacaattgaaaatttaaaataaaattataaattataaaaaaattataaatgataatctcgaaagaagaagaagaaaaaaaaaagagtgaatgAAGTAAATATTAGTTACTCAAATATTAAATTACACTAATATTTAGATCGCATTTTTTATGGCTGAACCCTTTGAGCCGGACAGAGCAGAAGAGAGCATATTTGATATTAGCCTTCGTTTCAAGTGATACTCGTGATATGACAGACACATGAATCGATACGCTTCCTGTCACGCTGTCGATTCGCCTCGCCTACCCTTTCATCACCCATATATATCCCGCCCTCCCACTTCTCCTCCCTTCTCCACCGTCCGATTCAACCCCGCTCCGTTCCGTTCGTAGCTCAGCTCCCGATCCCCCATCTctcgcgcgctctctctctctctctctctctattgcaAATGGCGGCTGTCCGTGGAACCCTTGCTCGCCGCTTATTCCAGATCGCTAAGGTCGGTTCGTCCGCTGGCGCCGCCAAACCCCTCCCCGGCGCCCGCAATGAACCGCGTCCGATTCGGTGCTTCCTCTCCTCCTGTCCTCAGAAACAACCGTTCTTccagctgccgctgccgccggacCGCCTCGCGCTCCCCGTCGGCGACCCGCTCGTCCGGTGGATCCGCGGCCTCAACTCGGACCGGATCCGCCTCGATCTGCACCTTCCGCCTTCGGGATCGATCCCCGCGGGAGCGGACGAGGTAGCCAGAGGAGAGAAGGGGATGTTGGTGGGGGACGTGAGGAAGGCCGTGAGGGCGTCGCAGATGGATGCGGCGAGGGCGAGACTGACGGCGACGGGGGAGAGCTGCGTCGCCTACTCGGAGTTCGTCCGGATCTGCAGCGAGGCGTCGGGCGGCGAGCGGGGCGTGGAGGTGGCGCGATCGCTCGACGAGTTGGGAGCGGTGATCGTTTGGGGCAACGTCGTCTTTCTACGGCCGGAAGAGGTAGCCAAGGCAATCGAGACGGCGATGATCCCGTCGGTCGAGGACGCTGAGAGAGGAGAAGAGCTGAGGAGGATGGAGGAGACGAAGGCGGAGATCGACCGGAGCGCGGCGGCGCTGGTGAGGAAGGAGCTGTGGTGCGGGCTGGGGCTTATGGCGGCGCAGACGGCGGCGTTCATGCGGCTGACCTTCTGGGAGCTGTCGTGGGACGTGATGGAGCCGATCTGCTTCTACGTCACCTCCATCTACTTCATGGCCGGTTACGCCTTCTTCCTCGCGACATCCAGAGAACCCTCCTTCGAGGGCTTCTTCGAGAGCCGCTTCGCCGCCCGGCAGAAGCGGCTGATGAGGGCCAGAGAATTCAATGTCGATCGCTTCAACGAGCTAATCGGGGATTGCCGCCGCCCGCATCCCTCGTTCGCACCCGTTAGTATGCGGAAGACATGACCCGAGCAAAGAGGCCGCCTTATCAACGGGAATAATCTTAGACTTGATGGgaacgaaagaaaaaaaaatacatatataaatataaatatgaattatcacgTTAAGTCAAATTTTAATTATCCAGACCTAAGACCTAATCTGGTTTTTTTAATCAATCTGAAGTTAAACTTTATCAATCTGATCCAATCAATGTTGGACAATCTCGATAATATACTTTTGATGCTCAAGTTAGTGAGCTAGATCGGATACGACGTATTTGAGAATGACACAATGCTTCGACACATGATGTAAATCGAATGACGGAGTGTGAATGGTTAATAGGAAGTGACGAGATTATTGAGTATTAGTGTGCCTATCTTATGATATCGTGGTGTCAGTTATCTAATGCCAAAGTATCAATCATGCGATACTAAAGTATTGGGCTTCTGACATTAGAGTGTCGGTCATGTAGTGCTGAGATATCGGGTGCTTAACGTTGAGGTATCAATTATGTGATATTGAGATATCGACCACTTGACATCGAGATATCAGACATGTGATGTTGAGGTGTTGATCACGTGGTCTTGATATCGATATGTTGGATGTATAAGTCTAACGTGTCGACCACGTGATATCGATGTGTGAGTCATATTATTTTACCAATAACAtccctaaaaaaagaaaaagacaagatCATTACATAAGgaataaaattttaaagttaaaaaataaaaaaattaaatattttagaaaaaaatatataaaaaataaaaatgaagtaGGGTGAAGAGTGAAAATAACTTTTGTCTAAAGATGATAAAATGTTACAAATGTTCGACATAATTAATGCTAATTGTTGCACGCCATAAATATACATGGATCTCGACCTAAGTAACCATTTCCGATGCGATGACAATTTAATATTTTGGGCATTCCAGCAAGAAGCTTTTTCTTGTGAGGGGTTTGCACACCTCTGAAGGTTTTGAAATAGCACATTTGCCTCCTCTTTATTTTGATGTCACTGTTCTTATAAATATttaggaaatatatttttttttcaaaaaaataaaataatttattacaCTAAATGATGTATGAGATGTGTAAATATGAACTGAAACTTAAGATCTATCACTTATATAATAATACACTCAGCAATCGGATGTCTCATATCCAACATATGTTACATCTTGAAATATCTAATTCTTTATGTATCTAATGTTTGTTTGTATCCATCAATAaattgatatagatattgatagcgGGATATGGGATTCATTTTGGAGTCAAAATCTCATCAAATaaaatttgatgatgataacttgcTCTTAGACGGAACACACCCGCTCTTAACTGGTACAAGTTCAAGTCGAAATCGGACAAGGGTGTATTAGATTCTTAATCCGAACTGATACAAGTCAATGTGTTCTTATTAGGTAGGCAGCCTTGTGAGGTTGTAGTCCACATTTTGAATGGCATCTCTATGCTCTACTTGCATCTTTACCAGCAAATAATGCATACGGCCCACACTTTGTACTACTTTTACACAACTTGTAGAATCACCCTTGCATTTGGGCAGTGAATCCTTCAAGTGATGATGCATCTTAAACATCAAGAACACTTTACAGTGTATTCTTCTATCTATCTCATCTAAAGCTTGGACTGCAAACTCCAATGCAGTTCTATACATTTAGCAACAGGCATTCATTGGAACTAGTTTTTATACAACAGAACAAGTACCTAGGCAGACTTTTCTCTGATACTAGGCCTTCTGATTTCATTATTTTGATGTAACAGCTGATGAAGTCTCTCTGTTCATCATAGCATTCTTTAAAGACAGAGATGCAGAACACTGTAATTGATTGTCTGCCAATCCATTATTGTTTTGTTAAAACAATAATGCACATATCTGAAAATCTTCCGATAAATAAGCATGTGTATTCTTCAAAAATACTGTCACTATGAAGCAGTCAATCTGTTCACACAGTTTTCATCGAACAACTTTCCGTAGTCCCCGAGATCAAGAGAGCTAACCTCATCGTGGCGCCAGAACCAATCCTCGTACCGGTACCACCGCATCAGACCTTCATCTTCGATCATCCTCTTGCATGTAGTGCATGAGTTGCTCTGGCAATGGAAGAATTCGCGTATCCGTGAACCCTTGTTAAGGATGGCTTGGTCTAGTTCTGAGTGAACCGGTCTCCGAAGGGTTTCAAGCAAAAGGCAGTGAGATATATTGAGCACCTCCAGACTATCCATGGAGTCCAAGATAAGCAGCAAGGCTTGCTTTGTGAttatagagcatcgcaggcttaaTACTTTTAACTTTGGAAGGTTCACCGTGATAGCAAATGCAAAGTTCACATCAAATGTACCCATAACCTTAAGCTGTGAGAAATTTTTGCAGCTTCTACTTATTTCTTCCATTATGTATGGAGGATGGGGAATACCAGGCATTGTAAGTGATTCCAGATTCTCCCATCTCCGGATGGCTTGGCATATCCCAACATTTGTGATGCGGTTCCAAGCCGGCATAACTAGTCTTCTAAGATAAGGAGACCTGATTTCAATTGTAAAGGTAACGGCATTAATAAAAAGAATATGTAAGAAACTACAATGTGATTATTGATTTAATTTCACACTGTATAACAGGTGTGGTGTTATCAAACTAACTAATTTAGCTGGCTACTATTGGCTGCAATTTGGAAATCTTAACCTCATTTGTACTTAATCAAGTTCATTCTCTTGCAGTTCGAAAATATAAGCAGTTTGTTGTTGTCCATCATCATCTTCACCACATGCTTTCTAGGAAGTGCTACAAGTGTATTTCACATAATAGAAAAAAGGGCCATTGATCATGTTATAGATGGATGCAAAATAACCAACATGTTTAATGGTACAAGGCCTGTAGTTGGATGCTGAGAGGTAATTTAGATAATGACTCCGCTAAGGATTATAAATTAGTTGTAGTATTGCACAATTTTGCTGAGATGTCACTTGAATAATAGCATTTGCTATCCTAGAAAGGTTTATTTCATCACTGAACCAATAACAATGTCAAGTAAAACACTAAAAACCAAGGAAAATTACCTTTCTGATATGTAACTAAGATGATCATCTTTCATGTATAGATTAAAATGAAAGATCATGTACGTGACATTTCCAAAACTAAGAGCCATAGCCATCCTCAATATTCGAGTCAACCTCCTATCAGACCTTTCATCCACCCATATATATGGCGGTGCTGTTGTCTGGATAAAGTTGGACTGCAGGTGACCCAGGTCAAGGGTGTTCCAAATAAATGGATCTGAACAAGCCATGCGCCACGAACGACAAACCCGGGAAACTGGAGCCAGTTGGATCATGTTTAACTCCTTAAATATCTTCACCAGGACATCAGTATCCATGTCCTCCCATCTTCTACCTACGTATTTAGTGTCTGCCATCCTCGCTGAGTCAAAGAGCTGTCAAAAGGACATCAGAGGTTGGACTAGTTAGATTTTACTGACACAATCACAGAATAAACTGATATGCACCATAAACCAACAGTAGGCAGGAGTGGCATACAACATACCAAATGAATGCAGATTAGGTTATATCAAGATAATTACAGAAGCAGGTTGCCAAGAGGAGGTGTTTTAAGTGGCACAAAATGCAGATAGTTTAATTTGTAAACATCAAAAAATAATTGAATAAACATTTCAGGCATATTATCAGCAAAGATCAACCATGAAATATGATTGAAGccgaaaaagaaaaaatatactgAAGAGTCCAACTCATGTCCAAAGAATATCATTGGGTGTAAAAGAAATCCGAATATTTCATGTAAAAGATTCATGGCTCTTCACTCTCCAAAGAGATCAACAGAgtaattttttgttgttgttaagTTGCATTTGTTCAATTGGTGTAGAATCTTCAGGAGTCTAGTCCAATAGCCTTTTGTTTTTACTAATTTGTACTTATCAACTCTCCATCCATAGATTTCTTCCTTACCTCCATTTTTTCGTATTTCCTTTTCTTAGTATCTTCCCTTCATTAATTTCCGCTTCCTGTTTATTTTTCTAAGCATATTTATGCTGTTACACTATTTGTTTCTTCTCAAAATAACAAACAAGACCTTTTGTTCCTTGAGTTCTATagcttttattttaaataaagatGCTTCAACTGTTAATGATCTATGACTAAAATTTGTCATGACCATAATCCTTTTGTGTTGTTCTGCATCGCTTTATCAGCATCCCAGAGGGCAAGATTAGGTGTACCCCTGCAAGTTGCAACTGATCCTCTATACACATCCGTAATTGCAAATCCCATCAACCAGTTAGTTTTCAAACACTTGTAAATTATCTTTCTATCCGttacttttcttcttttctctcctTGTTACATGCCACATCAATCACTTCCTTCCCCATCCCTTTACATTCTCTTTCTCTTCaccactcttcttcttctccttatctTCTGTTTATTTCTAGCTGTGACagagaaacaaaaaaataaacacGCTGCAGACCAGGGACAGGCAGGAGTAGAGTGTAAGTTGTAGGAGACGGATGTGCGTAAAGTTATTTCCATGCTTTAAGATAGGGGGGTGTTCAAGTCGAACCGGAAAACCGAATCGAACCTGAATCGAACCGGTTCATCAATAATTCGGTTTTGAATGCTATAAATGGTTCCATTTTGGGGGGGGTACTTTCCTTTGGTCCAATTAATTGGTTCAGATCAAACCAAATTGATCTTAATTTAAAAATGCCAACCCAACCCAAAAGCCCTAAAACCTTTAAAATCCCTTCCTAAACTTGACGAGTTCACTACTCTTCCTTCGTCTCTGCGACTCTTCCTTCTTGTTCCTTTCTTGACCTTGCTCTCTTATCTCAAGTATGTACCCTATTTTTTTCTCATTCTTCTTTGTTAATAATCCCCTTGTTGATTTGTATGCATCACTGCATATTCTCATCATCAAGAAAAAAGGACTGCACGTGAAGTCATTATTCCTCTAAGGCatctttcaataaaaaaataaaaaaccactTGTGCATAGGCCCAATTGTTTAGAATGTTTAGAATAATATTTGTGATATAAACTTTTTGAGAATATAGGTCCAATTagatcaaaattctggtttggttcaattaaactGAATCAGTTCACCAAACCAAGCCGGTTCATTTGaaatgtatatttttaaattacttaaaattGAAAACCTAACCGGTTTTGAACCGGTTCGATTAGGTAGGTCTGAAATGGTTCCAGTTCGAAATACCTTGTTTTAACCGAATCTTTCAGTTTAGTTCGTTTCGACCCTTAACCGTTTGGTTCAAACCTCTTTGAACACCCCTACTTTAAGATCGATGTTTTAATCCATTATTTAACCATAATAAACAAGAGTTGACATAGTAGTAGTTAATTAAAACTGGCAGCAAAAGCATATCTGAAGGAATCTTCAGTTTATAAGGGTGTATAATCATAGCTGCAACTGATAAGAATAAATAAGAAATTTTTGAGTTTTTCGAGGGAAACATAAACTATGTATAAGCTTACTGACATTATTTCGCCTAGTATTCACTCTAAAATAGCTTCAATGCTTGCTTAATGGCTAGCGGTCCTCCGTTTCTTTGTGAAGGTCGATTTTTCTTTACAAGTGAAAACAGGATGCAATTTCCTTTTCTCTCAGTTTGTTTATTTTCCCAAACTTTGAAACATATCTTGTTGACCCTCAAATTCAAGCCTTCTGTTGCAATTATGATTGAACTAATTTCCTCTTTTGTTTGCAAAAAATATAATCGGCTGTACTCATCATAGTTCAAGGAGTTTCTTCTTTCTTACCAAGTTCTCATAAGATAATTTGTAATACCCGATTGAGTCCCGCATCAAAGGTGGACTACAACTTAGATTGACTATGAGCATACTACTATTAACTTTGAATTTAAGCATCTTAGACTAGTGTATCAGGCTCAACAAGTTAATGATTTATTTACCCTATTGAGTTGGGTAGTGAAAAATGGTATCGGAGTTAATCTAGTATTGGACATGAGTATGGTGAGAGACTCAATTAGAAAAGGACTATCCGTGGTTGGGACTGGAGGGACATGTCACGATGTGGAGGTCACCAAGGTATGATTTTGACTTATATTGGGCCTTGACGAAACATGATGCTTAAGTGAGAAAGATTATCACCCCCCAATTTAGTCTCCCATTCGAAGTGGGCCAAGACTTAAAGTGAAAGAGTCAGATAGGTCTACTACTATTAATTTGAGCTTAAGCATTTTTTATCAAACTCAATAAATTTAATAGGTCAATTATCCCATCGGGTCGGGTTGTGAGAGCTACCTTAGTCTATTTAGAATGATGACAAAATGATCTCACGCTAACCAGGGGCTGTTTGTTATCCTAGTATTTATCGACAATCAATTTATAGTTGCCAATTCACTCTACTTGTAGCCAGACTCCAAGGGAATGGGTAAAGGTCCTTAAAACTTCTGTATTGAATCTACTTTTACTTATCGAAGTCAAGCCATGGATATTTTCAACTAGTGAAGACATTAAATCAGGTTGTACCAAGAAAGAAACAGAACCCTTTCAGGAGAAGTGGAAACTTTGAAATGCATTCCAATAAAGATGAAATTTCCTGAGCATTATACATTAAAGATCACAACTTCTTGTGGAACATGCCCAAAGCTAACAGAACTCTCAGGGGAAAAAATATTGGCCTGGATCATGAAAAAATTCCATTACTAGGTACCTCAGCCTGATGACAACTAAAATTATTCCTTTTCTTTGGGCAACATTTTGGCTAACTGGTTGCACAATAATTGCAGATCCATATTATTTGAACTTTCAAGTTACCTAGATCAGGCTTATCCATGAACCAAAATTAACAGGAATCTCAATAGTCAGCATAATGGACTTAAGTTATAATGCCTTGATCCTCTCAGAAGGAATATAATAGAGCTGCAATGACAAAATTGTATAAGGTTGGACTGGTgcaaataaagataaaaaaataaatatctttatGTTACATGATGCAAGAAAATACAAAATCCTTTCAATGAGTCTCAAAAGAACATCTTTGCATATATTTTTTCTAAAGAATTTCTTGACAGATAAGCATCCACACACTTAAAAGAACCCACAGAAAATTGATTCCCTGATTTTGGAAAATCTCAGCTAAGAACTCTTTTATGGAAAATGGAAAAACTAGAATACCTCTGTCATTCACAATCATCAGGTTGGCAGCTAAAGGAGATGGTCCTGGAGATGTTTTCTTGATAAGAGCTGAAAGAAGGTCACCAGAATTCCTCCTTGATCTATTTACTAAGCTCTTTCCACCACCTCAACTGTTGTTTCTGTACAGAAGCATCACAACCACACACATTAGACAAAATGCAGGTGCTGATAACCAGCAGCCATATTAAAAATTCCTCTTTCTAAGTTTTCTGCTTGTTAATGCTGCTCTTATTTATTTCCATAGCAAAAAACTGAAAATTACCAAAACAAAAATAGTTTGTGTTTAATTAATATATCAATATATAGCTGCTGTTTCAATACAAACACCTACAGAGCTAAAAGAACCAGTAGCTGACAGGACCACAAAACTTTATTTGAAAAATGACAATTTCAGTTTCGTGTAGAATGGTCCTTTGAGCAATCATTTTCTCATCAACAGGTGGTCACACGGAAATTATGGTTGCTAATCAGAGATCTTGAAAGCACCAAATTTCTTTGAAAAGGTGAAtaattttttaagttaaaaaCTGCAAAAGCAAACAAGATGACTCAATCAAAAGATAGGGGGGAAAGTCACCAATCAAGAGTCACTATCTTCAATGAAATTATGCAGACATTACAGGAGAGAAGCACAGATCAAGACAGTTTCTATAAGGAGTATTTTTATAACCATATAGACCTCCTGCATTAGTTTTTTTTATGCAGATCATATGACATGAAGTTTTCATCACCATCTTTGTAAAGCATCTGTTCCATTTATAACCAAAAATGACTCATCAATGACACTGTATGCAAGTGTTTTGTTGacagcataaacaaactattttCCCATCATCAGATATGATGGGATCATTTACCATCGTGGCAGATGGTTGGAAGAGGCTTCAGATTAAGCTAACATTCAccgaatttatgaaaaaaaaaatctaaaatggtCCTTGTCGTTGATCAAACAAGGATCCACTTTTCCCAGGGACATGTCCCCTTGTCTACCTTGATGTAAGACACAATGTAGTTGTTATACTCCTGTTATAACAATTCTTAATCCGCTTCCATTTCTTGTTCTCTTTCGTCGTTATGGAACAAAACCCCTCCTAGAATCCAAATTCCACCAACAAAAGTTTGTTGTATTAGAAGTATCTGCTTCACGACAAAAACATTGCTGCAGATATTCAGTGTTTTTCATTCTAAATCTGCAGTTGAACTCAGGTGACACATTTATATCGGCGTAAGAAAATCACGAATCAAAAAAGTTATGAAAGGAACTAATCCAAGAATTCTATTCATTATGAGAGGAAAGCTAAATGTTAAGAGCAGATCGAATAAGAGAAAATTTAATTTTTGCTTAGAAAATAAACAGAATTAAATAAGAAACTAAACAAGAATAATTCATCGTCCGAACACAAACCCAGAATTTAGTGTTCTGACACTATCAGATCCTAGAGAATTTTGCTTCAAAATAGAAACTTATTCAAATCTATCAATTATTTCAATAGAACAATTGAAAGAATAATGAAATCAGAAGGAGAAACACCCACAAGATGCATCGTGCAAACTCTACTCGAACTTACTTGCGTTTATTGGTCAATGATTGCTTCTTCTATCCTCACCCAATTATCTTCCCTACCTTATTTCGGAAGATTTCACCTCGAAAGCCAAAAAATCTGCAATTGGGACAATCAACGGGCATCAGAGTCGTGGTCAAGCCAGCCAGCGTCCGACGAGGAATGGCCGCGTACGGTCGAGAGAGGCAATAGAGCGAGAGCGAGGGGGGCGTGCGGCGAGGAGAAAGGAGCCGAAAGGGGGAGACCGAAACAGAGGGAGAAGACGGAAAGGGGAAACGAATCCGTTACCTTTCGCGGCGGGGAGGGGATCACCGGCGGCGGGAGAATGAATGGGGAGGAGTTGACGATCGGAGAAGGGAGATGAGATGAGACGAGCGAGAGCGAGAAGGAGTTGAAACGAGGGATCGTTACTTTACCTTCCGCTCCatttggctctcccccgtcacctCCCGCATCAAGATTCGCCGTAGATTCGTATGTTCCACGGGTTCCTAATGTTTTGTCTCTAACTCGTTCTACCCACAAATGTACCACACGTCTCGTATGGCGTCCTCGAATATCTGGCCTGTGGGGCCCACTGACGGCTCTGGGGATCGGGTATGAATTCTGGTCAGCAGCACGAATTGGGTCTTATAATATTGTGTCGCGGTCTGCGGATGTTATATTCCGGGTCGGATCCGAATCGACCCGAACCGTTTCAAAAGACAATTTATGCGTTGGATAAAAGGCTCTTATGTCATTATAATCCAACAAATCCATCTTATGCCATCCCTCACTATCATTAGTGATGCTCTCTTACAGGGAAATGTAAGAGGAATCAACGTCAATGGATCTATGAAGTCAAAAGAGAAGCCAAGTCAACCAACTCTCAGCTCCGTCTCTGATCAAACGAGAAGCTGGTCGCATGAGCATCGACGCCATGAGCCACCGGCAACCTTGCTTCACCGTGGTTTTCTTCCACCTCCGGCTGGCCTTCCATTAACTCCTCTTGCCGTCCTTCAACGTCGG is from Musa acuminata AAA Group cultivar baxijiao chromosome BXJ3-8, Cavendish_Baxijiao_AAA, whole genome shotgun sequence and encodes:
- the LOC103993266 gene encoding calcium uniporter protein 3, mitochondrial-like; protein product: MAAVRGTLARRLFQIAKVGSSAGAAKPLPGARNEPRPIRCFLSSCPQKQPFFQLPLPPDRLALPVGDPLVRWIRGLNSDRIRLDLHLPPSGSIPAGADEVARGEKGMLVGDVRKAVRASQMDAARARLTATGESCVAYSEFVRICSEASGGERGVEVARSLDELGAVIVWGNVVFLRPEEVAKAIETAMIPSVEDAERGEELRRMEETKAEIDRSAAALVRKELWCGLGLMAAQTAAFMRLTFWELSWDVMEPICFYVTSIYFMAGYAFFLATSREPSFEGFFESRFAARQKRLMRAREFNVDRFNELIGDCRRPHPSFAPVSMRKT
- the LOC135645212 gene encoding F-box/LRR-repeat protein At3g48880-like, giving the protein MTELFDSARMADTKYVGRRWEDMDTDVLVKIFKELNMIQLAPVSRVCRSWRMACSDPFIWNTLDLGHLQSNFIQTTAPPYIWVDERSDRRLTRILRMAMALSFGNVTYMIFHFNLYMKDDHLSYISERSPYLRRLVMPAWNRITNVGICQAIRRWENLESLTMPGIPHPPYIMEEISRSCKNFSQLKVMGTFDVNFAFAITVNLPKLKVLSLRCSIITKQALLLILDSMDSLEVLNISHCLLLETLRRPVHSELDQAILNKGSRIREFFHCQSNSCTTCKRMIEDEGLMRWYRYEDWFWRHDEVSSLDLGDYGKLFDENCVNRLTAS